A region from the Sulfurivermis fontis genome encodes:
- the rpoC gene encoding DNA-directed RNA polymerase subunit beta': MKDLLNLLKQQGPIEDFDAIRIGLASPDKIRSWSYGEVKKPETINYRTFKPERDGLFCAKIFGPVKDYECLCGKYKRLKHRGVICEKCGVEVTLAKVRRERMGHIELASPTAHIWFLKSLPSRMGLLLDMTLRDIERVLYFEGFVVIDPGMTQLERGQLLSDEAYLDAIEEYGDEFDARMGAEAIYELLRSMDLQAEATKIREELPNTNSETKLKKYTKRLKLIEAFIESGNKPEWMVMTVLPVLPPELRPLVPLEGGRFATSDLNDLYRRVINRNNRLKRLLDLAAPDIIVRNEKRMLQEAVDALMDNGRRGRAITGSNKRPLKSLADMIKGKQGRFRQNLLGKRVDYSGRSVIVVGPTLRLHQCGLPKKMALELFKPFIFSKLERRGLATTIKAAKKMVEREGPEVWDILAEVIREHPVLLNRAPTLHRLGIQAFEPVLIEGKAIQLHPLVCAAFNADFDGDQMAVHVPLSLEAQLEARALMMSTNNILSPANGDPIIVPSQDVVLGLYYMTRDRVNGKGEGMVFADTAEVLRAYQTGNVELQARIKVRIREVSFDEKGERQEKVSLKDTTVGRALLFDIVPDGLPFELVNRPLVKKAISQLINTCYRRLGLKDTVIFADHLMYTGFRYATRAGVSFGLEDMVIPDEKAEILARADAEVKEIENQYISGLVTNGERYNKVVDIWSRTNDQVAKAMMDKLGSEDVVNAKGETVRQPSFNSVFMMADSGARGSAAQIRQLAGMRGLMAKPDGSIIETPITANFREGLSVLQYFISTHGARKGLADTALKTANSGYLTRRLVDVAQDLVVTEEDCGTTQGITMQSLIEGGDVVEPLRERVLGRVTAEDVFLPGSDEVAIPRGTLLDEKWVARLEELSVDHLYVRSPITCESRYGVCSACYGRDLARGHRVNVGEAVGVIAAQSIGEPGTQLTMRTFHIGGAASRSAAVNNIAVKNNGAVRLHNIKLVEHASGNRVAVSRSGELTVLDENGRERERYKVPYGAVISVNDGDAVKGGQVVATWDPHTHPVITEIAGRVRFIDFVDGVTINRQTDEVTGLSSLVVTDPKQRGATGKDLRPMVKLVDEKGNDVFIPGTELPANYFLPAGAIVNLADGAEVGVGDVVARIPQESSKTRDITGGLPRVADLFEARKPKEPAILAEISGTLSFGKETKGKQRLIITPTDGGEPHEELIPKWRHVTVFEGEHVEKGEVIVEGEPTPHDILRLQGVEALANYIVNEVQDVYRLQGVKINDKHIEVIVRQMLRKVTIKESGDTKFLQGEQLELARVQEENEVVQAAGKMPATYERELLGITKASLSTESFISAASFQETTRVLTDAAVTGKVDELRGLKENVIVGRLIPAGTGLAYHNERRRKRHITAGEELMMEEAAAPAPAETGGSE; encoded by the coding sequence GTGAAAGACCTTCTGAATCTTCTGAAGCAGCAAGGCCCGATTGAAGACTTTGACGCCATCCGCATCGGACTGGCGTCGCCGGACAAGATCCGTTCCTGGTCCTACGGCGAAGTGAAGAAGCCGGAGACCATCAACTACCGCACCTTCAAGCCGGAGCGTGATGGCCTGTTCTGCGCCAAAATATTTGGCCCGGTGAAGGATTACGAGTGCCTGTGCGGCAAGTACAAGCGTCTCAAGCACCGCGGCGTGATTTGCGAGAAGTGTGGTGTGGAAGTGACCCTGGCCAAGGTGCGCCGCGAGCGTATGGGCCACATCGAACTGGCCAGTCCCACTGCCCACATCTGGTTCCTGAAGAGCCTGCCGTCCCGCATGGGTCTGCTGCTCGACATGACCCTGCGCGACATCGAGCGCGTGTTGTATTTTGAGGGTTTCGTGGTCATCGATCCGGGCATGACCCAGCTCGAGCGCGGCCAGCTGTTGTCCGACGAGGCTTATCTGGATGCCATCGAGGAATACGGTGACGAGTTCGACGCACGCATGGGGGCCGAGGCGATCTATGAGTTGCTGCGCAGCATGGACCTGCAGGCCGAGGCCACCAAGATACGTGAGGAACTGCCCAACACCAACTCCGAGACCAAGCTGAAGAAGTACACCAAGCGCCTGAAGTTGATCGAGGCCTTCATCGAGTCCGGCAACAAGCCGGAGTGGATGGTGATGACTGTGTTGCCGGTGCTGCCGCCGGAGCTGCGTCCGCTGGTGCCACTGGAAGGCGGCCGCTTCGCCACCTCCGATCTGAATGACCTGTACCGTCGTGTCATCAATCGCAACAATCGTCTCAAGCGCCTGCTGGACCTGGCGGCGCCGGACATCATCGTGCGCAACGAAAAGCGCATGCTGCAGGAAGCGGTGGACGCCCTGATGGACAACGGCCGCCGTGGCCGCGCCATCACCGGCTCGAACAAACGCCCGCTGAAGTCCCTGGCCGACATGATCAAGGGTAAGCAGGGCCGCTTCCGTCAGAACCTGCTCGGCAAGCGTGTCGACTACTCCGGCCGTTCCGTTATCGTGGTCGGTCCGACCCTGCGCCTGCACCAGTGTGGTCTGCCCAAGAAGATGGCGCTGGAGCTGTTCAAGCCCTTCATCTTCTCCAAGCTGGAGCGCCGCGGCCTGGCCACTACCATCAAGGCGGCCAAGAAGATGGTCGAGCGCGAAGGTCCTGAGGTGTGGGATATTCTCGCAGAGGTGATCCGCGAGCATCCCGTGTTGCTGAACCGTGCGCCGACCCTGCACCGTCTCGGTATCCAGGCCTTCGAGCCGGTGCTGATCGAGGGCAAGGCTATCCAGCTGCATCCGCTGGTCTGCGCCGCCTTCAACGCCGACTTCGACGGTGATCAGATGGCCGTGCACGTGCCGCTATCGCTGGAGGCCCAGCTGGAGGCGCGTGCGTTGATGATGTCCACCAACAATATCCTGTCGCCCGCCAACGGTGACCCGATCATCGTGCCGTCGCAGGATGTGGTGCTGGGGCTGTATTACATGACCCGCGATCGCGTCAACGGTAAGGGTGAAGGCATGGTGTTCGCCGACACCGCCGAGGTGTTGCGCGCCTATCAGACCGGCAACGTTGAGCTGCAGGCTCGTATCAAGGTGCGTATCCGTGAGGTGTCGTTCGATGAAAAGGGTGAGCGCCAGGAAAAGGTGAGCCTGAAGGACACCACTGTCGGCCGTGCCCTGTTGTTCGACATCGTGCCCGATGGCCTGCCCTTCGAGTTGGTCAACCGCCCGCTGGTCAAGAAGGCGATTTCGCAGTTGATCAATACCTGCTACCGCCGCCTCGGCTTGAAGGACACGGTGATCTTCGCCGACCACCTGATGTACACCGGTTTCCGCTACGCTACCCGCGCCGGCGTGTCTTTCGGTCTGGAAGACATGGTCATTCCGGACGAGAAGGCCGAGATTCTGGCCCGCGCCGATGCCGAGGTGAAGGAGATCGAGAACCAGTACATCTCCGGTCTGGTCACCAACGGTGAGCGTTACAATAAAGTGGTCGACATCTGGTCCCGCACCAATGACCAGGTTGCCAAGGCGATGATGGACAAGCTGGGTTCGGAAGATGTGGTGAACGCCAAGGGTGAAACGGTGCGTCAGCCGTCTTTCAACTCCGTGTTCATGATGGCCGACTCCGGCGCCCGTGGTAGCGCGGCCCAGATCCGTCAGCTGGCCGGCATGCGTGGCCTGATGGCCAAGCCGGACGGTTCCATCATCGAGACCCCGATCACGGCGAACTTCCGTGAAGGCCTGTCGGTGTTGCAGTACTTCATCTCCACTCACGGTGCCCGTAAAGGCCTGGCCGATACCGCGCTGAAGACCGCCAACTCCGGTTATCTGACCCGTCGCCTGGTCGACGTGGCGCAGGATCTGGTGGTCACCGAAGAGGATTGCGGCACCACTCAGGGCATTACCATGCAATCGCTCATCGAGGGCGGCGATGTGGTCGAGCCGCTGCGCGAGCGCGTACTGGGCCGTGTCACCGCCGAAGACGTGTTCCTGCCGGGTAGCGATGAGGTCGCCATTCCGCGTGGCACCTTGTTGGACGAAAAGTGGGTGGCTCGCCTGGAAGAGCTGTCCGTCGATCACTTGTACGTGCGCTCACCCATTACCTGTGAAAGCCGCTATGGTGTGTGCTCGGCTTGCTATGGCCGCGATTTGGCCCGCGGTCATCGCGTCAATGTCGGCGAGGCAGTGGGCGTCATCGCCGCCCAGTCCATCGGTGAGCCGGGTACCCAGCTCACCATGCGCACCTTCCACATCGGTGGTGCGGCATCCCGTTCCGCAGCGGTCAATAACATTGCCGTTAAGAACAATGGCGCGGTGCGCCTGCACAACATCAAGCTGGTCGAGCACGCCTCCGGCAACCGCGTGGCGGTGTCACGTTCCGGCGAGCTGACCGTGCTGGACGAGAACGGCCGCGAGCGCGAGCGTTACAAGGTGCCCTACGGCGCCGTAATCAGCGTCAACGACGGCGATGCGGTCAAGGGGGGCCAGGTGGTGGCCACTTGGGATCCGCATACCCATCCGGTTATTACGGAAATTGCCGGGCGCGTGCGCTTCATCGACTTCGTCGACGGCGTCACCATCAACCGTCAGACCGACGAGGTGACCGGCCTGTCCAGCCTGGTGGTCACCGACCCGAAGCAGCGCGGCGCCACCGGCAAGGATCTGCGTCCGATGGTCAAGCTGGTCGACGAAAAGGGCAACGATGTGTTCATCCCGGGCACCGAGCTGCCGGCCAACTACTTCCTGCCCGCCGGTGCCATCGTCAACCTGGCGGACGGTGCCGAGGTAGGTGTGGGTGACGTCGTAGCCCGTATCCCGCAGGAATCGTCCAAGACCCGTGATATCACCGGCGGTCTGCCCCGCGTGGCGGACCTGTTCGAGGCGCGCAAGCCCAAGGAGCCGGCCATCCTGGCGGAAATCTCCGGTACCCTCAGCTTCGGCAAGGAGACCAAGGGCAAGCAGCGCCTGATCATTACCCCGACCGACGGCGGCGAGCCGCATGAGGAGCTGATTCCCAAATGGCGCCACGTCACCGTGTTCGAGGGTGAGCACGTGGAGAAAGGTGAGGTTATCGTCGAAGGCGAGCCGACTCCCCACGATATTTTGCGCCTGCAGGGTGTGGAAGCGCTCGCTAACTATATCGTCAATGAAGTGCAGGACGTCTACCGTCTGCAAGGCGTGAAGATCAACGACAAGCACATCGAGGTCATCGTCCGGCAGATGCTGCGTAAGGTCACCATCAAGGAAAGCGGCGATACCAAGTTCCTGCAGGGTGAGCAGCTCGAACTGGCCCGGGTACAAGAGGAAAACGAGGTGGTGCAGGCGGCGGGTAAAATGCCGGCGACCTACGAACGCGAGTTGCTGGGCATCACCAAGGCCTCGCTGTCCACCGAATCCTTCATCTCCGCCGCTTCCTTCCAGGAGACTACCCGCGTCCTCACCGACGCGGCGGTCACCGGCAAGGTGGACGAGCTGCGCGGCCTGAAGGAAAACGTCATCGTGGGACGCCTGATTCCGGCGGGTACCGGTCTGGCTTACCACAACGAGCGCCGGCGCAAGCGTCATATCACCGCCGGCGAGGAGCTGATGATGGAGGAGGCCGCCGCCCCGGCGCCGGCCGAAACCGGTGGCAGCGAGTAA
- the rpsL gene encoding 30S ribosomal protein S12, with protein MATINQLVRKPRVRPVEKSKVPALESCPQKRGVCTRVYTTTPKKPNSALRKVARVRLTNGYEVTTYIGGEGHNLQEHSVVLIRGGRVKDLPGVRYHTVRGTLDTSGVKDRKQGRSKYGAKRPKS; from the coding sequence ATGGCGACGATTAACCAATTGGTACGCAAGCCGCGCGTACGCCCGGTAGAGAAGAGCAAGGTTCCCGCGCTGGAAAGTTGTCCCCAGAAGCGCGGTGTGTGCACCCGTGTGTACACCACCACCCCGAAGAAGCCGAACTCGGCCTTGCGTAAGGTCGCACGTGTGCGCCTCACCAACGGTTACGAAGTGACCACTTACATCGGTGGTGAAGGCCACAACCTTCAGGAGCACTCCGTGGTCCTGATTCGTGGCGGTCGTGTGAAGGACCTACCGGGTGTGCGTTACCACACCGTACGCGGCACCCTCGACACCTCCGGCGTCAAGGATCGCAAGCAGGGTCGTTCCAAGTACGGCGCCAAGCGTCCGAAGTCCTAA
- the rpsG gene encoding 30S ribosomal protein S7 codes for MSRRTSATKRDVLPDPKYGNKMLSRFINILMLSGKKAVAEKIVYGALDRVAEKSKGEPLAIFEKALGNIRPMVEVKSRRVGGATYQVPVEVRNDRGMALAMRWLVDAARKRGEKSMGLRLAGEIMDAYEQKGTAVKKREDTHRMAEANKAFAHYRW; via the coding sequence ATGTCCAGAAGAACGAGTGCCACCAAGCGCGACGTGTTGCCGGATCCGAAGTACGGTAACAAGATGCTGTCCCGCTTTATCAATATCCTCATGCTGAGCGGCAAGAAGGCCGTCGCCGAGAAGATTGTCTACGGCGCGCTGGATCGCGTCGCCGAGAAGAGCAAGGGCGAACCCCTTGCCATCTTCGAAAAGGCGCTGGGCAATATCCGCCCGATGGTGGAAGTGAAGTCACGTCGCGTCGGTGGTGCGACCTACCAGGTGCCCGTCGAAGTGCGCAATGACCGTGGTATGGCCCTGGCTATGCGCTGGTTGGTGGATGCCGCCCGTAAGCGCGGCGAGAAATCCATGGGCCTGCGTCTGGCTGGCGAGATCATGGACGCCTACGAGCAGAAGGGCACCGCCGTGAAGAAGCGTGAAGACACGCATCGCATGGCCGAGGCCAACAAGGCCTTTGCCCACTATCGCTGGTAA
- the fusA gene encoding elongation factor G produces the protein MARTTPIERYRNIGISAHIDAGKTTTTERVLFYTGVSHKIGEVHDGAATMDWMEQEQERGITITSAATTCFWKGMSQQFPEHRINIIDTPGHVDFTIEVERSMRVLDGACMLYCAVGGVQPQSETVWRQATKYHVPRIAFVNKMDRAGADFFKVVRQMKERLRANPVPIQIPIGAEEDFKGVVDLIKMKAIVWNEADQGTTFEYADIPSELHATAAEWREKMVEAAAEADEDLMEKYLEEGDLSEEEIKKALRKRTINLEIVPMLCGSAFKNKGVQAMLDAVIEFLPSPPEVPAIKGVDANTGEPIVRMSSDEEPFAALAFKIMTDPFVGTLTFVRVYSGVLASGDSVYNSQNGGKERIGRILQMHANQRDELKEVRAGDIAACVGLKDVITGTTLSAIDKPVVLEKMEFPEPVISIAVEPKTKSDQEKMGLALNKLAQEDPSFRVRTDEESGQTIISGMGELHLEIIVDRMKREFKVEANIGAPQVAYRETIRKTVEQEGKFVRQSGGRGQYGHVWLKLEPQEPGKGYEFVNAIVGGVVPKEYIPAVDKGIQEQMKNGVIAGFPVVDVKVTLFDGSYHDVDSNEMAFKIAGSMAFKEGALKAGAILLEPIMAVEVETPEEYMGDVMGDLNRRRGMILGMEDNAGVKVLRAEVPLSEMFGYSTSLRSQTQGRATYSMEFKKYQDAPANVAEAVIKKSA, from the coding sequence GTGGCCCGTACCACCCCCATCGAGCGTTACCGCAACATCGGTATTTCCGCGCACATCGACGCCGGTAAGACCACTACCACTGAGCGCGTGCTTTTCTACACCGGCGTCAGCCACAAGATTGGCGAGGTGCACGATGGCGCCGCGACGATGGACTGGATGGAGCAGGAGCAGGAGCGTGGTATCACCATCACCTCCGCGGCGACCACCTGCTTCTGGAAGGGCATGTCACAGCAGTTCCCCGAGCATCGCATCAACATCATCGACACCCCGGGGCACGTGGACTTCACCATCGAGGTGGAGCGTTCCATGCGTGTACTGGATGGCGCCTGCATGCTGTACTGTGCCGTCGGTGGCGTGCAGCCGCAGTCCGAGACCGTATGGCGCCAGGCCACCAAGTACCATGTGCCGCGTATCGCCTTCGTCAACAAGATGGATCGTGCCGGTGCCGACTTCTTCAAGGTCGTGCGCCAGATGAAAGAGCGCCTGCGTGCCAACCCCGTACCGATCCAGATCCCCATCGGTGCCGAAGAAGACTTCAAGGGTGTCGTCGACCTGATCAAGATGAAGGCTATCGTGTGGAATGAGGCCGATCAGGGCACGACCTTCGAGTATGCGGACATTCCGAGCGAACTGCATGCAACTGCCGCCGAATGGCGCGAGAAGATGGTCGAGGCGGCAGCCGAGGCCGATGAAGACTTGATGGAGAAGTACCTCGAGGAAGGCGATCTTTCCGAAGAGGAGATCAAGAAGGCGCTGCGCAAGCGCACCATCAATCTGGAAATTGTCCCGATGCTGTGCGGCTCTGCTTTCAAGAACAAGGGCGTGCAGGCCATGCTCGACGCCGTGATCGAGTTCCTGCCGTCGCCGCCGGAAGTGCCTGCCATCAAGGGCGTTGATGCCAACACCGGTGAGCCCATCGTGCGCATGTCCAGCGACGAAGAGCCGTTTGCCGCCCTGGCGTTCAAGATCATGACCGACCCGTTCGTCGGAACGCTGACCTTCGTGCGCGTGTATTCCGGTGTGCTGGCCTCCGGCGACAGCGTGTACAACTCGCAGAACGGCGGCAAGGAGCGTATCGGCCGTATCCTGCAGATGCACGCCAACCAGCGTGATGAACTGAAGGAAGTGCGTGCCGGCGATATCGCCGCCTGCGTAGGCCTGAAGGATGTCATTACCGGCACGACACTTTCGGCGATCGACAAGCCGGTCGTTCTGGAAAAGATGGAGTTCCCGGAGCCGGTGATTTCCATTGCCGTGGAACCGAAGACCAAGAGCGATCAGGAAAAGATGGGGCTGGCGCTGAATAAGCTGGCACAGGAAGACCCGTCCTTCCGTGTGCGTACTGACGAAGAGTCCGGCCAGACCATCATTTCCGGAATGGGTGAGTTGCATCTGGAAATCATCGTCGACCGCATGAAGCGTGAGTTCAAGGTCGAGGCCAATATCGGCGCGCCGCAGGTGGCCTACCGCGAAACCATCCGCAAGACGGTGGAGCAGGAAGGCAAGTTCGTGCGTCAGTCCGGCGGTCGTGGTCAGTATGGGCATGTGTGGCTCAAGCTGGAGCCGCAGGAACCCGGCAAGGGTTACGAATTCGTCAACGCCATCGTCGGTGGCGTGGTCCCCAAGGAATATATCCCGGCCGTTGACAAGGGCATCCAGGAGCAGATGAAGAATGGCGTGATCGCCGGTTTCCCGGTGGTCGATGTCAAGGTCACCCTGTTCGATGGTTCCTACCATGACGTGGACTCCAATGAAATGGCGTTCAAGATCGCCGGCTCCATGGCCTTCAAGGAGGGCGCACTGAAAGCCGGAGCGATCCTGTTGGAACCCATCATGGCGGTCGAGGTGGAGACACCGGAAGAGTACATGGGCGACGTCATGGGCGACCTGAACCGCCGTCGCGGCATGATTCTGGGTATGGAGGACAATGCCGGGGTAAAGGTGCTGCGTGCCGAGGTGCCTCTGTCCGAGATGTTCGGTTACTCGACCTCGTTGCGTTCGCAAACCCAGGGGCGCGCCACCTATTCCATGGAGTTCAAGAAGTACCAGGATGCTCCGGCCAATGTGGCTGAGGCAGTCATCAAGAAATCCGCCTGA
- the tuf gene encoding elongation factor Tu: protein MSKEKFERKKPHVNVGTIGHVDHGKTTLTAALTVVQAKKFGGEAKAYDQIDAAPEEKARGITISTAHVEYESETRHYAHVDCPGHADYVKNMITGAAQMDGAILVVSAADGPMPQTREHILLARQVGVPYIVVFMNKADMVDDPELLELVEMEVRDLLSSYDFPGDDTPIIVGSALKALEGDTSEIGVPAIEKLVNALDTYIPEPERAIDGAFLMPIEDVFSISGRGTVVTGRIERGVIKVGEEVEIVGIRPTSKTTVTGVEMFRKLLDQGQAGDNVGVLLRGTKRDEVERGQVLCKPGSIKPHTKFDAEVYVLSKDEGGRHTPFFNGYRPQFYFRTTDVTGAVDLPEGVEMVMPGDNVNMKVSLISPIAMEEGLRFAIREGGRTVGAGVVAKIIE from the coding sequence GTGTCCAAGGAAAAATTCGAGCGTAAGAAGCCGCACGTAAACGTCGGTACGATTGGTCACGTGGACCATGGCAAGACGACGCTGACTGCGGCCCTGACGGTGGTGCAGGCGAAGAAGTTCGGCGGCGAGGCGAAGGCCTACGACCAGATCGACGCGGCGCCGGAAGAGAAGGCGCGCGGCATCACCATCTCCACGGCGCACGTGGAATACGAGTCGGAGACCCGCCACTACGCTCACGTGGACTGCCCGGGGCATGCCGACTACGTGAAGAACATGATTACCGGTGCGGCGCAGATGGACGGCGCGATCCTGGTGGTGTCGGCGGCAGACGGTCCGATGCCGCAGACCCGTGAGCACATCCTGCTGGCGCGCCAGGTAGGCGTACCGTATATCGTCGTGTTCATGAACAAGGCCGACATGGTGGACGACCCCGAGCTGCTGGAACTGGTCGAGATGGAGGTGCGCGATCTGCTGTCCTCCTACGACTTCCCGGGTGATGACACCCCGATCATCGTGGGTTCCGCGTTGAAGGCGTTGGAAGGCGACACCTCCGAGATCGGCGTGCCGGCGATCGAGAAGCTGGTCAACGCGCTGGACACCTACATTCCTGAGCCGGAGCGCGCCATTGACGGCGCCTTCCTGATGCCGATCGAAGACGTGTTCTCGATCTCCGGTCGCGGCACGGTGGTGACCGGGCGTATCGAGCGCGGCGTGATCAAGGTAGGCGAGGAAGTGGAAATCGTCGGTATTCGTCCGACCAGCAAGACCACGGTTACGGGCGTGGAAATGTTCCGCAAGCTGCTGGACCAGGGTCAGGCGGGCGACAACGTCGGTGTGCTGCTGCGCGGCACCAAGCGAGACGAAGTGGAGCGTGGCCAGGTGCTGTGCAAGCCGGGCAGCATCAAGCCGCACACCAAGTTCGACGCCGAAGTGTACGTACTGTCGAAGGACGAGGGCGGCCGTCACACCCCGTTCTTCAACGGCTACCGTCCGCAGTTCTACTTCCGTACCACGGACGTGACCGGCGCGGTGGATCTGCCGGAAGGTGTGGAGATGGTGATGCCGGGTGACAACGTGAACATGAAGGTATCGCTGATTTCTCCCATCGCAATGGAAGAAGGTCTGCGCTTTGCAATCCGCGAGGGTGGCCGTACCGTCGGCGCCGGCGTGGTAGCCAAGATCATCGAGTAA
- the rpsJ gene encoding 30S ribosomal protein S10: protein MANQKIRIRLKAFDHRLIDQSAKEIVDTAKRTGAQVKGPIPLPTKQERFTVLVSPHVNKDARDQYELRTHKRMMEIVDPTDKTVDALMKLDLAAGVDVQIKLS from the coding sequence ATGGCAAACCAGAAGATTCGTATCCGTCTCAAGGCTTTCGACCATCGCCTGATCGATCAGTCGGCGAAGGAGATCGTCGATACCGCCAAGCGCACCGGTGCCCAGGTCAAGGGCCCGATTCCCCTGCCGACCAAGCAGGAGCGCTTCACGGTGCTGGTTTCTCCGCACGTCAACAAGGATGCGCGCGATCAGTATGAGCTGCGCACCCACAAGCGGATGATGGAGATCGTCGACCCGACCGACAAGACGGTCGATGCCCTGATGAAGCTGGATCTCGCTGCCGGTGTGGATGTGCAGATCAAACTGAGCTAA
- the rplC gene encoding 50S ribosomal protein L3: MAIGVIGRKAGMTRVFTEDGVSIPVTVIEVEPNRVTQIKTLETDGYRAVQVTTGSRRAVRVTKPMAGHFAAAGVEAGRTLSEFRLAEGEGAELAPGSEIKVDIFAAGQNVDVSGTSIGKGYAGTVKRHNFRTQDATHGNSRSHRVPGSTGQNQTPGRVFKGKKMTGHMGNARCTVQNLEVVRVDAERNLLLVKGAVPGPRGGDVIVRASVKA, encoded by the coding sequence ATGGCTATAGGTGTTATCGGACGCAAGGCCGGTATGACCCGTGTCTTTACTGAAGACGGCGTCAGCATCCCGGTCACCGTGATTGAGGTCGAACCCAATCGCGTCACCCAGATCAAGACCTTGGAAACCGACGGCTATCGTGCGGTGCAGGTCACCACTGGTTCACGCCGCGCTGTGCGCGTGACCAAGCCGATGGCCGGTCATTTCGCTGCTGCCGGTGTCGAGGCTGGCCGTACCCTGTCCGAGTTCCGTCTCGCCGAGGGCGAGGGCGCCGAACTGGCTCCGGGCAGCGAGATCAAGGTCGACATCTTCGCTGCCGGCCAGAACGTAGATGTCAGCGGTACCTCCATCGGTAAGGGCTATGCCGGTACCGTCAAGCGTCACAACTTCCGTACCCAGGATGCCACCCACGGTAACTCCCGTTCCCACCGTGTCCCCGGTTCTACCGGCCAGAATCAAACCCCGGGTCGTGTGTTCAAGGGCAAGAAGATGACCGGTCACATGGGTAACGCGCGTTGCACCGTGCAGAACCTTGAGGTTGTGCGCGTCGATGCCGAGCGCAATCTGCTCCTGGTGAAAGGTGCCGTGCCGGGCCCGCGCGGCGGCGACGTTATCGTGCGCGCCAGTGTGAAGGCCTGA
- the rplD gene encoding 50S ribosomal protein L4 codes for MEIKLTTPTGRASTKTVEVSDLMFGEDFNEALVHQVVTAYMAGGRAGTKAQKTRAEVSHTTAKPWRQKGTGRARSGMSSSPLWRGGGKIFAAKPRDFSQKVNKKMYRAALRSIMSELVRQERLVVVDKFEVEAPKTKQLVEKLKTMGINNALIVTDELGDNLYLSARNLHDVEVCMARHVDPVSLVGFEKVLITVPALKQVEEMLA; via the coding sequence ATGGAAATTAAACTGACTACGCCGACCGGCCGCGCCTCTACGAAGACTGTCGAGGTTTCCGACCTGATGTTCGGTGAAGATTTCAACGAAGCCCTGGTACACCAAGTTGTTACCGCCTATATGGCCGGTGGTCGTGCCGGTACCAAGGCACAGAAGACCCGCGCCGAGGTCAGCCATACCACGGCCAAGCCGTGGCGCCAGAAGGGCACCGGTCGTGCCCGCTCCGGTATGAGCTCCAGCCCGCTGTGGCGCGGTGGTGGCAAGATTTTCGCGGCCAAGCCCCGCGACTTCAGCCAGAAGGTAAACAAGAAGATGTACCGTGCCGCGCTGCGCTCGATCATGTCCGAGCTGGTGCGCCAGGAGCGTCTGGTCGTGGTCGACAAGTTCGAGGTGGAAGCCCCGAAGACCAAGCAACTGGTGGAAAAGCTGAAGACCATGGGGATCAATAACGCGCTGATCGTGACCGATGAGCTGGGTGACAACCTGTACCTGTCTGCCCGCAACCTGCACGATGTCGAGGTGTGCATGGCTCGTCATGTCGATCCGGTCAGTCTGGTGGGCTTCGAGAAGGTGCTGATCACCGTACCGGCACTGAAGCAGGTAGAGGAGATGCTGGCATGA
- the rplW gene encoding 50S ribosomal protein L23 has translation MNQERLLKVLLAPHLSEKSSVIADANNQYVFRVMTDASKPEIKAAVEQLFNVSVDAVRVSTVKGKVKRFGQRFGQRSDWKKAYVTLKEGQEISFMGGE, from the coding sequence ATGAATCAGGAACGTTTGTTGAAGGTGTTGCTGGCTCCGCATCTGTCGGAGAAGAGCAGCGTTATCGCTGATGCCAACAACCAGTATGTGTTCCGTGTTATGACCGATGCCAGCAAGCCGGAGATCAAGGCGGCTGTTGAGCAGCTGTTCAACGTCAGCGTCGATGCTGTACGCGTCAGCACTGTCAAGGGCAAGGTCAAGCGTTTCGGCCAGCGTTTCGGCCAGCGCAGCGACTGGAAAAAGGCGTACGTCACCCTGAAGGAAGGTCAAGAGATCTCCTTCATGGGTGGGGAATAA